Proteins encoded in a region of the Deltaproteobacteria bacterium genome:
- a CDS encoding PilZ domain-containing protein, with protein MSVEEDPRERRDTGRHEGEFPYQLVIGDNEYEGVTRNLSMGGVLIDLPEAVEAGLIDQSGFMTVVINSLPYDGACTVVRVASTGVGIRFDEIEGTALEEAIFDFINDELEYL; from the coding sequence ATGAGCGTTGAGGAAGATCCACGAGAGCGCCGCGATACAGGGCGGCATGAAGGTGAATTCCCATATCAACTTGTGATTGGCGACAATGAATACGAAGGTGTAACCCGGAATCTGAGTATGGGAGGGGTTTTAATTGATCTCCCGGAGGCTGTTGAAGCAGGGTTGATTGACCAGTCGGGCTTCATGACCGTGGTGATCAATTCCTTGCCTTACGATGGCGCATGCACTGTGGTTCGTGTGGCCTCAACAGGTGTGGGCATCCGGTTTGACGAGATTGAAGGTACGGCACTCGAGGAAGCTATTTTTGATTTTATCAATGATGAGCTTGAGTACCTCTGA
- the amrA gene encoding AmmeMemoRadiSam system protein A — MLTIFVLSFTMTNPANTEAYRLLLETARLAIEQYLTGQPLNVPALDTNLNTSQGVFVTLWEPSKKLRGCIGRTQGITPTLTQEVAECAIMAATRDTRFTPLRDTLELQNLSIELSLLMPLEEISSTASLDPHRYGVVVMAGSKRGLLLPNVDGIETVEKQLQIAKEKGKIDAHEECQLARFEVLKITEQDAPA; from the coding sequence TTGCTGACCATATTCGTCCTAAGCTTCACCATGACCAACCCAGCTAATACAGAGGCTTATCGCCTTCTACTGGAAACCGCCCGTCTAGCCATTGAGCAATATCTCACGGGGCAACCCCTCAATGTACCTGCACTGGATACAAACTTAAACACCAGCCAAGGCGTATTCGTAACGCTCTGGGAGCCGTCTAAAAAGCTGCGGGGCTGTATCGGGCGCACCCAAGGAATTACCCCTACCCTCACCCAAGAAGTCGCAGAATGCGCCATCATGGCAGCGACCCGCGATACCCGGTTCACGCCACTTCGAGACACCCTAGAGCTACAAAACCTTTCGATTGAGCTCAGTCTCTTAATGCCTTTGGAAGAAATCAGCAGTACTGCATCTCTCGATCCGCATCGCTATGGTGTGGTGGTCATGGCCGGCTCAAAGCGTGGTCTTCTACTTCCCAACGTCGATGGTATCGAGACGGTGGAGAAGCAACTACAAATTGCTAAAGAAAAAGGTAAAATCGATGCGCACGAAGAGTGCCAGTTGGCTCGGTTTGAAGTTTTAAAAATAACTGAACAGGATGCACCTGCCTAA
- a CDS encoding response regulator, whose product MSHTIMIVDDSAIIRLQLSSALKKNGYQVVEAVNGADALNFAQQRNDIDLVITDINMPVMDGLTFLAQLRALDGYGALPIFVLTTESTDHIQDEGREKGATAWVVKPFDEAALMAGIRNCLEPSDSTQA is encoded by the coding sequence ATGAGTCATACCATTATGATTGTTGATGATTCGGCGATTATTCGCCTGCAGCTCTCGAGCGCTTTGAAAAAGAATGGCTACCAAGTTGTCGAGGCTGTCAACGGTGCCGATGCCTTGAACTTCGCTCAGCAACGCAATGACATCGACTTGGTCATTACCGATATCAATATGCCAGTCATGGATGGTCTGACTTTTCTTGCACAACTTCGGGCCTTAGATGGGTACGGCGCACTGCCAATATTTGTTCTCACCACCGAGTCTACAGATCACATCCAGGACGAGGGTCGTGAAAAGGGAGCAACGGCTTGGGTGGTAAAGCCGTTCGATGAAGCGGCATTGATGGCGGGTATTCGGAATTGCTTGGAGCCGAGCGATTCAACCCAGGCTTAG